From the genome of Thauera chlorobenzoica:
GCAGCGCGACTTGCTGCTGCAGGTGGTGGAGGTGGTCATGCCCGAGGATGCCCGCACCACGGTTGCCGACGGCCTGCGCCACGTGCTCAAGCGCAGCGGCTACCGGCTTTGCGAGCCGACACCAGCCATTGCCGACCTGTACGCGCTGCCAATGCCTGCGGCGCACCTGCACCTCGGCCCGCTGACCCTGCGCGATGCGCTGCTGACCCTGGCTGGCCCGGCGTGGGACGTGAACGTGGATGACCGGGCACGTCAGGTCTGTTTCGCCCACACAGGCGAAGCACCCGACAGCCCGGCTGCGGACGCGGCCGCCGTTGCACCAGTCACCGCGCCCACCGCTGGGGCGGCTCAAACCTTTCCCCTTGCTTCGGGAGAACAGCCATGAACGCGCTTTTCCCCGGCACGCCGCGCTCGCGTGCGGTGGCCGTGTTTCATATCGTTCTCTGCACGTGGCTGATCGGCTTGAGTGTGTTGGTATTCATCAGCCTGCGGATGACGGACAGCCTGGCGCAGCAGGATCAACTCGATCTAGCGCAGCGGCAGCAGCAACTGCTGGAGACCCGTCTCACGGCGCTGGCCGAGAACCTCCAGGCGCTTCGCGCACTGCCGCAAGCCGCCACGGTGACGGTGCTGCAAAGCACCCGCGAATCATTGGAGGCACGTTTGGCCGCCGTGGAGCAGGCCGTATCCGCACTGGCGACGGCTGATGACGTGGCGGTATTGCGTACGGCAGTGGAACAGATCAATGCTCGGCAAGCGACCACTCGAACCTCGACCAAAGCCCGGCCCCGCGCCGCACGGCCTGTGGTCACGGCTCCCAAGGATGAGCCGCTGCCGTTCCGGGTGATCGCCGCGGAGTTGCGGGCAGGACAGCGCAGCGTCTCGGTGGCCCCCTTGGCGACATCCCCCTCGGGGCCACTGTCCGCCGACCAGCTTCAACCTGTGTTGCCTGGCGAATCGGTCGGCGCTTGGCGTCTCGAAGCCATCGAAGACCAGACGGCGGTGTTCCGCTCAGGTGAGCAGACACGCCGCCTGGCGATTCCTTGAGCGGAGGCCGCTCCATGAAACAACTGATTACCTTGGCGGCGGCCCTCCTGGCCGCGTTACCGTTTGCGGCGGTGGCGCAGCAGGCATCAACCGCACAGTCCCGCGTTGCGCAAAGCCAGATCGAGCACAGCCAGGAAGAGCGCCTGGCGCACGAATGGGGACTGCGCACCGAAGAGTGGGCGCGCTACCAGCAACTAATGCAGGGGCCGCTGGGCATTTATTCGCCCAATCTCGACCCGCTTTCCGCGCTCGGCGTGGAGGCGCGTTCGGACGAGGAGCGCCGCCGTTATGCGGAACTCCAGGTGCAGGCCGAAGCCCGCCGAGTCGAGAAACTGCTGGCCTACCAGCGTGCCTATGACGACGCCTGGCAACGGCTGCAACCTGGTGCCCAGCGGGTGAACATGCCCGATGCCTCGTCGGGACGGGCTAGCAGCCCTGCCAACAGCGGCGTGGCGGGCAGCGGACGAACGGCGGTCTTTGTGCGCGACAACTGCGCGCCATGCGAGCAGGCCGTGCAGCGCTTGCAGGCGATAGGCAGCACGTTCGACATCTACGTCGTGGGCAGCCGCGCCGACGATACCCGTATCAGGGACTGGGCACGTCGCAGCAAGATCGACCCCGCGCGGGTGCGCACCCGCACGATCACCCTCAATCACGATGGCGGACGCTGGCTGTCCCTCGGCCTGCCCGGCGAACTGCCCGCCGTGGTGCGTCAGGTCAACGGTCAATGGCAGCGCCAACCGTGACCCTGCCGCGCCCGCTGGCAGCAGGCACGTCGATGGCACTGCTGGCCGCCAGCCTGGCCGCTGGCAGCGCGCACGCACAGGAAACCCCGCCACCGGCCTACCAGTTGGCCGCCAAGCGCGCAGGCATTCCTTCCTCTGTGTTGTACGCAGTGGCCCTGCAAGAAAGCGGTGTGCGCCGGGATGGTCGCCTCATCCCCTGGCCGTGGTCGCTCAATGTCGCCGGGCAGTCGCGCCGCTACGTCAGTCGTGCTGACGCATGCGCGGGGCTGCACCAGGCGCTGCGGCAGGTGCCACCCACCCGCGTCGATGTGGGCCTGGGGCAGATCAATCTGGGCTACCAGAAGCATCGCTACACCCAGCCCTGCGATGTGCTCGACCCCTACGCCAACCTGGCCATGGCCGCCGAGATTCTGCGCGAGCAGCACACCCCGGGCGAGGACTGGCTGTTGGCGATAGGCCGCTACCACCGCCCGGCAGGCGGCGAGCCCGCCGCGCGCTACCGGCGCAGTGTGTCTCAGCACCTCGACCGGGTGCGGGGCACGGGCCGAACGACACACCACGTCCTGCAAAGCAGCCACAACGAGACCGCGCCATGATTCCTTTCCCCCAGATCGCCCGCCGCTGGATCATCCGTGCCCTGCCGGCCC
Proteins encoded in this window:
- a CDS encoding transglycosylase SLT domain-containing protein; this encodes MALLAASLAAGSAHAQETPPPAYQLAAKRAGIPSSVLYAVALQESGVRRDGRLIPWPWSLNVAGQSRRYVSRADACAGLHQALRQVPPTRVDVGLGQINLGYQKHRYTQPCDVLDPYANLAMAAEILREQHTPGEDWLLAIGRYHRPAGGEPAARYRRSVSQHLDRVRGTGRTTHHVLQSSHNETAP
- a CDS encoding TIGR03759 family integrating conjugative element protein; protein product: MKQLITLAAALLAALPFAAVAQQASTAQSRVAQSQIEHSQEERLAHEWGLRTEEWARYQQLMQGPLGIYSPNLDPLSALGVEARSDEERRRYAELQVQAEARRVEKLLAYQRAYDDAWQRLQPGAQRVNMPDASSGRASSPANSGVAGSGRTAVFVRDNCAPCEQAVQRLQAIGSTFDIYVVGSRADDTRIRDWARRSKIDPARVRTRTITLNHDGGRWLSLGLPGELPAVVRQVNGQWQRQP
- the pilL2 gene encoding PFGI-1 class ICE element type IV pilus protein PilL2; this encodes MPALHLFRRQVASGLLAATAAISGCASIGEPVVLPDVQEADTAPQTPTHEFIPVVRYGRYTLVELVATAAQRDLLLQVVEVVMPEDARTTVADGLRHVLKRSGYRLCEPTPAIADLYALPMPAAHLHLGPLTLRDALLTLAGPAWDVNVDDRARQVCFAHTGEAPDSPAADAAAVAPVTAPTAGAAQTFPLASGEQP